Proteins found in one Lycium ferocissimum isolate CSIRO_LF1 chromosome 6, AGI_CSIRO_Lferr_CH_V1, whole genome shotgun sequence genomic segment:
- the LOC132061009 gene encoding two-pore potassium channel 1-like — translation MANGNVEEPLLRGHVNSSIRFSDINSFKRRRPQSSSTCCTISHTQTNNEESLHYPEFISSKSFRLRDVLLFLAAYIGIGAICFFIISDQIEGKKTNGILDAIYLCIVTMTTVGYGDLVPKSVLAKLLACIFVFTGMALVGFVLSKAADSFLERQQILFLKAIKMRKDCTSSTEVMKEVETNIEKYKFVSALALLLALTMLGTVFLCQVEDLSLFDAFYCVCATITTLGYGDKSFSTKWGRLFASFWILMSTICLGQLFYSLAELYTEQRRKSMFRWVLTRELTNSDLQAADLDHDSEVSAAEFIVYKLKELGKITEEDISVVMESFKMLDVDHSGTLTEKDIALLQQSSRSKS, via the exons ATGGCGAATGGCAATGTTGAAGAACCTCTACTACGAGGCCATGTAAATTCATCAATTCGATTTAGTGATATAAACTCTTTTAAACGAAGACGGCCTCAATCTAGCAGCACTTGTTGTACTATCAGTCATACACagacaaataatgaggaatccCTTCATTACCCTGAGTTCATTTCATCAAAGAGTTTTAGGCTCAGAGATGTACTATTATTTTTGGCTGCCTATATAGGAATTGGAGCGATTTGTTTCTTCATCATTAGCGATCAAATCGAAGGAAAAAAGACTAATGGAATTCTTGATGCAATATATTTGTGTATTGTAACAATGACCACTGTTGGATATGGTGATCTAGTTCCTAAAAGCGTCTTAGCTAAGCTTCTCGCCTGCATTTTTGTGTTCACCGGTATGGCTCTTGTTGGATTTGTTCTGAGTAAAGCTGCCGATAGTTTTCTTGAGAGGCAGCAAATCCTTTTTCTCAAGGCAATAAAAATGAGGAAAGATTGCACTAGCTCAACTGAGGtcatgaaagaagttgaaacGAACATCGAAAAATACAAGTTTGTAAGTGCCTTGGCACTTCTTCTTGCACTTACTATGCTTGGAACAGTTTTTTTGTGCCAAGTTGAGGATTTGAGTTTGTTTGATGCTTTTTACTGTGTTTGTGCCACTATTACTACTCTGGGGTATGGAGACAAGAGCTTTTCGACAAAATGGGGGCGTTTGTTCGCTTCTTTTTGGATATTGATGAGTACTATTTGTTTGGGACAGTTATTTTACTCCCTAGCCGAATTATATACAGAACAAAGGCGAAAATCTATGTTCAGATGGGTTCTAACTCGTGAGTTGACAAATTCAGACCTCCAGGCTGCAGATCTTGATCATGATAGTGAAGTGAG TGCTGCAGAATTTATTGTCTATAAACTTAAAGAGTTGGGGAAGATAACTGAGGAAGACATCTCTGTAGTCATGGAGAGCTTCAAAATGCTTGATGTTGATCATTCAGGCACATTGACTGAAAAAGATATTGCACTATTACAGCAATCGTCTAGATCCAAAAGCTGA